In Methylacidiphilum infernorum V4, a single window of DNA contains:
- a CDS encoding ExbD/TolR family protein translates to MTGTINFVPLVNVVLLLLFFFLVGSSFITLPGIVVELPKSPFGISVPLSNLIVSVFLEPEKNEFPSNTATKRAALFYINDQEVSLDELKKMIPLLASQHPNQMVIIKADKEVPQACIIELTNLFLAQNLSVLLATQPDAEH, encoded by the coding sequence ATGACAGGCACAATTAACTTTGTGCCTCTTGTTAATGTCGTGCTTTTGCTCCTTTTTTTCTTCTTGGTTGGTTCTTCTTTTATTACTTTACCGGGCATCGTTGTCGAATTACCTAAAAGTCCTTTTGGAATAAGTGTTCCTTTAAGTAACTTGATTGTTTCTGTTTTTCTTGAACCGGAAAAAAATGAATTTCCCTCAAACACGGCAACGAAAAGAGCTGCTCTTTTCTACATCAACGATCAAGAGGTCAGCCTTGATGAGTTAAAAAAAATGATCCCTCTTCTTGCATCCCAGCATCCAAACCAGATGGTTATTATCAAGGCCGACAAAGAAGTCCCCCAAGCCTGTATTATAGAACTGACCAATCTTTTCTTGGCTCAAAACCTTTCCGTTTTACTCGCCACCCAACCCGATGCAGAACATTAA